DNA from Candidatus Zixiibacteriota bacterium:
TAATTGCTTCTGGTGGTTCGATTCTAAGTTTGAAACCAATACCATTCCTCCGCCGGCAATAATAGACAACTACCCGCTGGTGCAATCTTACTCTCCCGGTATATGGGATGATCATGACCCATTAAATACAATGCCGTTTATCCAGGCGCTGATGCCGTACTGCAGCACTGATGGTGCTGCCCCGGGTACTATGTTCTGGGATCTTGTAGCCGGCGCTCAAGTATGGATAGACTCGGCCGGATTGACGGATAGTTTCACCGTAACGCCATTTGTTGGACCAGACATGGAGATAATCACCAGCAACATATTAATCAGTCAGGATGTAATCCTGCTTCTTGGTTTCTATGAGCTTACTGATGATGAGCCATTCTGCAAATGGGTTGGCGGTCATTATGTAACCTGCGCCGGCGCTTGTCCTGAAGAACCGGCTATCTGTATCTCCGACCCCTATTTCGACCTCAACGAGGGCAATCCGCCCGGACCTCCTGCGCATGCATCCAATGTTCACAATGACGCCCAATTTGTATCGGGACCGCACGGCACTATTCATCACGATAAATACTATATGGCGTGGTACACAGGCCCGCCGTGCCCGACGCCCGGAACTGTAACATTGTCTAATTACACAACTGATTGGTACAACTGGTTATGGAATTTTGAAAGCCAGAACCCGCTTGACCCGATAGGAGTGCCTGTCCAGTATACGGGCGGTCCTATTGTTGTGCTAATCGATGCGGCTCTAATTATCTGCCCGGCTGAGGGACATATTCCCGACATCAATGTCAAGCCGGATACGCTCGATTATAGACAATGTATCGAAACGACTCAAACATATACCGACCAGATAATAATTTGCAATTCCGGAACCGGCGTATTGGTTGTCGATTCTATTACCTGCGACTTGCCGTTTGTTAATTTCCCGTTAATTTCTATACCAATAACTATCGCTCCAGCTGCTTGTGAAACATTGGATGTCCAGATTGATACACATGGCTATCCTGCTGGTCCATACTTCGGAAATTGTCATTTTTATTCCAATGACCTGGATGAACCAGTTGTGGATAGACCGCATATACGAGTAGAGATAACCGAACCTGATATCGCTGTTGTGCCTGACTCCATCTATCATTCTCAGGTAGTTAATACAGTTGCAACCTATCTGTCAGATTTTAATATCCAAAATAATGGCGGCTGTCGATTAAACTATGTGATTTCCTATACTCCGCCTTGGGCTACTCTTCATGGCGCAACAGGTATGATTCCACCAATGAGCAGCGACCCAATTGATGTTGATATAAACACTTTCGGTTTGTTGCCCGGAATTTATATTGATTCGGTAGCTATCAATTCTGATGATCCGGATACTCCAATCCTTTATCGCCCGATAATCGTTATCGAGGTTACCCCCATACCCCCGGATAGCTTGTTCTGGAAAGACTATAACGGGGATGATCCTGAAGGCTACATGCCTGATTTCGACCAAAACCAGGATATCAATGGCAACGGCATGGCTGATGATTGGGCATATTGCGGCCCGACATCCGTGGCTAATTCCCTCTGGTGGTTCCAGGGCAAATTCCCTGCTAGAGAAATCGTCCCGGATGCTTACTATGCTGCCGATCCGCCTGATCCGGTTGGATTCATAAACGAACTTGCGGGTTATATGAATACTAATGTAGGTATGCTGGGAACTCATGTTGACAGCATGCAGGCAGGCATAGATGAGTATCTGCTCGATAATGGTCTTGATGATTTGCTGTATGAGCATACTATCTATATGCCTACCTACGATACGATTTGCGCTGAAATTGAAATCTGTCAGGATGTAACGCTTCTGGTTGGTTTCTGGATGGTTACAGCGGTTTACGAAGAGCCCCCATTTTTCTATGTCGATTGGGCGCGCATAGGCGGTCATTATGTAACTGCTCACGGCTTCAATAATGGCAACTTGCTTATTGGCATATCCGACCCTGATGCTGATAATGCAGGGCAGGGTGTTACTGCCGGTATTATTCGCGGCACAAATCATGCTCACGGTGGTGTACCGTTCCGCGACCCATTATATGACCACAGCCAGCATAATGACGGTGTAAGCGCCTCACATGATGTTTACGATGTTATTGTTCTTGAACCTGATGGAATGTGCAGTCCGGCAGGCTTATGGGAACTCGACCACTTGTACTGGCGCGATATGACTACTGCCGGCAGATACGACAACCAGAACGGCGGCTCTCCTATTATTCCGTTTGAACTCTGGACCTGCCCGTATGTTGAGCTTCCACCGGAAGTCGGTATGATTTTCGCCGAGATTGAAGCGGCGGTTATTATTTCGCCTGTCGAGCAGTTCAATTTCGAATACCTGCCGGGTGATGCTAATATGTTCTTTGGCTTATGGCCGCCTATTGTTATTGGTGGTGATGTAACCTATCTGGTTAACTACTTCAAAGGCATAACGACATCTCAACCATGCATGATGAATAACCCGTCTGCACCAACTCCTCCGAGTCCATATTTTTGGGCTTCCGCGGATGCTAACGGCGATTGCATAGTCATGGGCAGTGATGTTATCAGGATGGTTGCTTACTTTAGAGGTCAACAGACAATCGAGTGGTGCGACCAATATCCGCCCGGATATCCGCCGATACCGCCTACAATGCCGCCCGGATGGCCAAATTGCCAGACACCACCGGCTACGCCCAGCGGCGAGGAGGTTGTAATTCCTACTCAATCTGACAAGTAACAAATAATTATATGGTCGTTCGCTTGTAAACGAGCGACCATATTCCTGCTGAAAAAGGAATATCAAATTACGAAAGGGCCGTTAATTCGGCCCTTTTTTGTTTGCCCGGTAAAACTGGCAAACTCGATTTGCCTTAGTCCTGTTTACTAAGCGCCGCTTGGTAACCAAGGGAAACAACGCTGGCTGCACGAGGACGTACACCAGCCACCTGAAGCAATACCAGTGCGCGAGGACGTACACCAACAGCTACCTCTGAAATCCGAGTTAGAAAAGAAAAGTGGCTATAGCGCTATCACAATCGGAACGTTATTTTAAGAATCGCAATAAGTGTTTGTTAAATGAATTGAAGACCATCCTGTATTTTTTTTCATCTTTTTCTTTTGTTATTAAGTAAAATATATTAATATATTAATTGCTTTGAAGTACTTCTTTTAGGAAGCAAGATGTTGATAACTGAAAAACAATTAAAGAATCTTGCTATTGTGCAATTTCTGGTTTAGGAAATTTTTCGGAGGGAGAGTTATGCCGTTTTGTCCAAATTGCCGTTACGAATACAGGGAAGGAATTACAGTATGTCCCGATTGTAAAGAAAAATTAGTAGAGTCGCTTTCAGATGAAATCACAGTTAATAATTCAGATGATGAAGCAATATATAAGGATTGGGTTCAGATTGCCCGATTGACATCACCGCAGTATGCCGAATTGGTACTGGAAGGATTGCGAGTTAAGGATATACCAGCGGTAATTCTTTCAGGCGCCGGGCATTTCGGTCAAACCGGACAGTTTGGCATTTCATCTTTTCGGTCGGTTGGCGGCGCTTATTCCATATTGGTGCCAAAAGCATTTATAGTTGATGCTGATAAAGAAGCGGAATTGATTTTAGGCGATGAATGGAAAAAAGCAAGGCTTGAAGATAATCTTTGAGAAATTACCACTCGACAATCAAAGAGCCGCGATAAGAAGTATCAAGGTCGGAATGATCGTTTAAGGCAATATCTATAATATATCTGGAAAATTTCAAGCCTACTCCGGTAGTAAGATTGCCAATATCGGAACCAACCCGCGCCGCAACAACATCTTTGAATGACAACTCGAACCCCAGATGAGTATCGGCTGATATCCAGCTTTGATAAAACTGAGCGGATGCTTTTCTGCCCTCGAAACGAATATCGGCATCGGTTAATACAGCGCCTTTAAAATTGCCAAACTGATGACTTAAGTCTAAACCCAATTTAAGCGTTGGATTGATAGTTTCTTTATTGTCGTATGAATATGATAAAACCGTGCCGGTTAAATCCTGAACGACTATGCCAGCGGTTATATTATCGCGAAAATAATATTTCATGCCGGCATCAAGCCCTATACCCCAGGCGGAAACATCGACAATTTTTCTGTATATCAGCTTGGTAGTCAGTCCCCAATCGATACGGTCGTTTTGGTTTCTGGCATATGATAACCCAAGTACATAATCAGCGTGCGAAGCCTCTTCTTTTACGCGATATATCCCCCGATATTCTTCGGTAACCAATATTCCGCCGCCGCCAAGATAATACAGCGACACCGCCGCTGCGCTTTCGCCATATCTTTTAGCGGCAGTAAGATAATCATGGTTCAATAACGCGCCAAATGTTTCCGAATGCATGAAAGCGGCTTGATAATCTTGAATTTTAGTTAGTCCGGCGGGATTATAATAACTTGAAAAAGCATCGCCATCCGAGGCGATATAGGCGCTGCCAAGAGCTAAGGCGCGCCCCCCGACTCCAAGATACAAAAACTCACCGGCATACTTCTCGGCTATTGCCGGTGAGAACATGATTAGACAGAGTATAAATACTCGATAAAATTTCAAAATACCCATCTAGGCTTAAATTATTCAGCTTTATTTTAAAGTCAACAATAAATAAAGAAAACCGGTTCCGTTATTTTTCTTTCTTAACCTTTATATGTTCAGCCCTATGGATGAGTTCCTCAAGTTTTGATACGGCCGTGATTGCCTGATTTACTAATTCTCTATCATCAATGATGCCTTTTTGACGGGCTTTCAATTCCTCAGTCATAAGAGTTGCCCGCGAAAGGTCTTTTTTCAGTTTATCAACATTTTCAATCTGATTGGCAATAAACGCAAATTTTTGTTCCAAGCCGTCTGCCATTTCACTATAACTGGCAATCTCTTTCTTACCCTTCTTAACCTGAGCAAGGGTTTCTGATACATCCGTCATTTTAGTCATTATTTTATCAAATTTTTCTTCAAAACCCTTAAGTTGTATTTGAAGTTTTTCAGATGCTTTGAGTTTGTTTTCGAGCATGACTGTTTTTTCAGTCAGGGCTGCCATTTCCATCTGTTTTTCTTTTATAGAATTAGCCAGGCTTATAATTTTGTCGGATTCATTGTCGAGGCTGGTAAACTTATCAGATAAATCCTTCTGGCAGACATACAGCGCTTTGACTGAATTTTTTATTTCATCATTCTTGGCTGAATAATTATCAGCCTCAGCCCTTGATTTCCCGCTTATATCCTTTAATGCCTTTAACTTTTGGTCAGCTTCTTCAAAATAGTTGTTTAGTACCTTATTTTTTTCTTCTGTAAAAGCCTGCATATCTGAAAGTTTGCTGAATAAATCCATAACTTCACCGGTATCAAGACGCAGGCTCTCGTGCGATTTACCAAGATTCAGGCTTTCTTTTTTCATAACCTGCATTTGATTTTCCCAGTCTGTTAATTGCTGGGTGATATTATCCATTTTTTCAGCCAAGTCATTCATTTCAGAATCGGTTTTATCGATTTTCTCATTCATCATTGTTAAATGCTGAGATTTGGAATCTATTGTTGCGATTTTGTATTCGATATTTTCAAGTTCAGATTTTACATTAAGAATATCAGCGGCTTTTTGACGGACTTCGCCGGCTGTTTCCTCAAATTTCTTGAAAGTCTCGCTGTTCTGTTCAATTAGTTTCCTTAAGCTTAAAATAGACTGTTCGCGCTGCATAACAGCTTTATGGGTTTTTTCGAGGTTGCGATAGATTTTTTCAACTTCAGCCATTTTATCCATAACTTCAGATATTTTACTGCCATAGGTATTTATTGATTCAAGATTATTCTTTAAGTTGGTTACGGTTCTATTTAAAGATTCCAGCTCTTTTTTCTGGAAGGCAATATTTTTCTCAGACTCCAATTGGAATTGCTCTACTTTTTCCTTTATCTGTGTCGCTTGTTCCGACTGGTCTTTAATCTCGGTGGCGGTTGCCATTGCCTCCATCAATTTGTTTTCCAAGACAAGGGCGCGCTTACGGTTAGCCTCGATTTGTTCCATTACTTTATTAACATCAGGCACCCGATTTAAAAACTTCTCGGTGTTCTGCATCATTTCGGCCATCTGACGCATAATTGCGCGTGACTCGTTCTGCGATTCCTCAGACCGTTTTAAAAACAGATTTATCTGCTCGGATGCTTTATGAAGTTTATCAAGTTCGCTTTTTGCCTGGCTTACCTGCTTGCCGAGTTGGGTTGCAAGTTCATCTATGATGCCAAGTTTTTTATGATGCTGTTCGAGTTCTTTAGCATGTTCATTTAGAGTTGTATATTGCCCGAGAATCTTATCAACTTTGTCGGCAAATGAGTTAATCTGGTCGAATCTGGCTTCAATATTTCTCAGATCGGTATCAAACTTATTTGTCTGCATTTCCATCTGGCGGATTATTTCCGTATCTTGTTCAAATTCCGACAGCTTTGATTTAATCTCCCAAAACAGCCCATTTGCTCTGCCTGATTCGATATGGGCTTTTTTAAGAAGTTCTTTCTGCTTGCTTAATGATTTAGTCTTAGCTTCAACATATTCAGCCAGTTCATGCAGACGGTCGATTTTCTGCTTGGTTGTTTCAAAAACTTCAGTAGCATTTTTAAGTTTATCAGACATTTTTTCAGTAGCGGCCATCCAGGTTGTTATTCTGGCAGATTCGCGGGAAACATCCTCAGTGGTTTTTTTGAACTGATTGCCCAACTCTGTAAATTGTTTAAGCTTGGATTCGGCATTTCCGAGACGGTCAACAAAGGCTTTGTATTTATTAAATAATTCATCCTGCTTCTTGCTTATTGAATCTATTTCCGGCGTGATATCATCAGAGAACTTTTTCACCTTTTCATTGATGGCATCTATTTCTTGGGCTGGTTTCTGCAGGGAGTTCAGCTTCACATCCAGATTATGCACCTGTGATTTTACATGAGTAAATTTATCAAACAGTTCAGTAGTCTGCATTTTTACTTCTCGAAGGCTTTCGGCATCCTTTTTGACTAATGTTATATCTCCTTCGATTTTCTTCAAAAATATTTCGAAATCTTTCACTTTTTGGGCGGTATCTTCAAAGGAAGAAGCAGTTTGCCTGATTTGATTAACGCGGTCGGAGACATTTCCTACCAGCAAATGAAGACGAGATTTTTCTTTCTGAGCGGTCTCGACAACGCTCTCAAGACGATTAGCAGAATCTTCTAAGGTACCGATAGCTTCGCCGATATCCTCCGGACCTCTTATCTTCTTAAATTTAAACATAACAGCTCTCCTTATAAAAATACCATAATTTCTTATAAATCAGTTCAGTTATTTGTATCGGAATTTTTAACTCAAACTATACA
Protein-coding regions in this window:
- a CDS encoding PorV/PorQ family protein; amino-acid sequence: MGILKFYRVFILCLIMFSPAIAEKYAGEFLYLGVGGRALALGSAYIASDGDAFSSYYNPAGLTKIQDYQAAFMHSETFGALLNHDYLTAAKRYGESAAAVSLYYLGGGGILVTEEYRGIYRVKEEASHADYVLGLSYARNQNDRIDWGLTTKLIYRKIVDVSAWGIGLDAGMKYYFRDNITAGIVVQDLTGTVLSYSYDNKETINPTLKLGLDLSHQFGNFKGAVLTDADIRFEGRKASAQFYQSWISADTHLGFELSFKDVVAARVGSDIGNLTTGVGLKFSRYIIDIALNDHSDLDTSYRGSLIVEW